A DNA window from Armatimonadota bacterium contains the following coding sequences:
- a CDS encoding DUF1905 domain-containing protein, translating to MTHHFEADVWYWRGPAPFYFATVPPEIAAEIRALQKSASYGWGMMPVNAQVGNSRWRTAMFPKDGSYVLPLKDAIRKAEDIEEGSSIQVTLEIELPFERRQSLGDT from the coding sequence ATGACGCATCATTTTGAAGCTGACGTTTGGTACTGGCGTGGCCCCGCGCCGTTCTATTTTGCGACGGTCCCACCGGAAATTGCCGCAGAAATCCGCGCGCTTCAAAAGTCGGCCAGCTACGGATGGGGCATGATGCCCGTAAACGCGCAGGTTGGTAATTCGCGGTGGCGTACCGCCATGTTTCCCAAAGACGGCTCGTACGTACTTCCGCTCAAGGACGCTATCCGGAAGGCAGAGGACATCGAAGAAGGCAGTTCGATCCAGGTCACTCTAGAAATTGAGCTACCGTTCGAGCGGAGGCAATCGCTTGGCGACACTTGA
- a CDS encoding PDZ domain-containing protein has protein sequence MVLATTLSLLALQADLPRRGALGAQFAQLSDEAITAANLEPGTSGIVVTGVVPGLTAEKAGLKPSDVITKINDRPAKAQGLGEWVRTIPAGSEMTFTVIRDRKPMTLKHRLVERPRDPGNANYTVTYSSVDTTCGRMRTIITTPKKPGKYPAILFIQGFSPVSYDFTLEGSKGDVTSLDGPILYHFASSNFVLMRVEKPGVGDSEGGPFANLDFKSEIDIYRQAMKQMIDMTLVDKRNVFIFGHSMGGSFGPMIANEFPVRGLAVYGTAGRTWFEYLMDTIRYQGLVAGQSFEGADEEARIGAKVMSQVMLLKKSPEEVKKSSPELAQFVDAYFPGGLFNGKTLEFWRQLNEINFATYWAKCGSHVLAVRGASDFVTYDADHKLIADIINSVNPGYGKFEVLPNSDHLFHNFATEKESMAKFQFGQCNPAFGKLVTDWIETVKVR, from the coding sequence ATGGTACTTGCCACAACGCTTTCTTTGTTGGCCTTACAAGCCGATCTTCCGCGACGAGGTGCCCTCGGCGCGCAATTCGCACAACTTTCTGATGAAGCTATCACCGCAGCAAATCTTGAACCCGGAACTTCAGGCATCGTCGTAACAGGAGTTGTCCCAGGGCTGACCGCTGAAAAAGCGGGGCTGAAGCCCAGCGACGTGATCACGAAAATCAACGATCGACCCGCCAAGGCTCAAGGTCTTGGCGAGTGGGTTCGTACGATTCCTGCCGGCAGCGAAATGACATTTACCGTCATTCGAGACCGCAAACCGATGACGCTTAAGCATCGCCTTGTCGAGCGTCCTCGTGATCCAGGCAACGCCAACTACACCGTGACTTACAGTTCCGTGGACACGACTTGCGGTCGAATGCGCACGATCATCACGACCCCGAAGAAGCCTGGTAAGTATCCGGCGATTCTGTTTATTCAGGGGTTTTCTCCAGTGTCTTATGACTTCACTTTAGAAGGCTCCAAGGGAGACGTGACCTCGCTGGATGGACCCATTTTGTACCACTTCGCAAGTTCGAACTTTGTACTTATGCGCGTCGAAAAGCCTGGAGTTGGAGACAGCGAGGGCGGCCCCTTCGCGAACCTTGATTTTAAGAGTGAGATCGACATCTATCGCCAAGCGATGAAGCAGATGATCGATATGACATTGGTAGACAAGCGCAATGTCTTCATTTTTGGTCACAGCATGGGCGGCTCGTTCGGTCCGATGATCGCAAACGAATTTCCAGTGCGTGGGCTCGCTGTCTACGGCACTGCCGGACGAACGTGGTTCGAATACCTCATGGACACGATCCGGTATCAAGGATTGGTCGCAGGGCAATCGTTCGAAGGTGCCGACGAAGAAGCTCGAATCGGCGCAAAGGTGATGTCGCAAGTCATGTTGCTCAAGAAGTCACCAGAAGAGGTCAAGAAGTCGAGCCCAGAACTGGCGCAGTTCGTGGACGCCTACTTCCCTGGCGGATTGTTCAACGGCAAAACCCTCGAATTTTGGCGGCAGCTGAACGAGATCAACTTTGCGACGTACTGGGCGAAATGCGGCTCGCACGTGCTGGCAGTTCGCGGCGCATCCGACTTCGTGACTTATGATGCCGACCACAAGCTCATCGCAGACATTATCAACAGCGTGAACCCGGGATATGGCAAGTTCGAGGTCTTGCCAAACTCGGATCACCTATTCCACAACTTTGCAACCGAGAAAGAGAGCATGGCCAAATTCCAATTTGGTCAATGTAACCCGGCGTTTGGGAAACTCGTGACGGACTGGATCGAAACCGTGAAGGTTCGTTAA
- the nrfH gene encoding cytochrome c nitrite reductase small subunit translates to MACFAAIGVFAGSGLYVARISNATSYLSDEPEACINCHIMKPYYASWQHSSHARVATCNDCHVPHESTFAKYAYKAKDGMRHSTIFTLRMEPQVLRATTEAQHVIQNNCMRCHGNLLSEVNGFRGHQPDRQCIECHRETPHGRTTSLSSTPNTLTPPLKKVGIGGFKNPENKENK, encoded by the coding sequence ATGGCTTGCTTTGCAGCTATAGGTGTGTTTGCGGGGTCCGGACTCTACGTCGCACGAATCAGTAATGCGACGAGCTATCTCTCGGATGAACCTGAAGCGTGCATCAACTGCCACATCATGAAGCCCTATTACGCTTCCTGGCAACACTCTTCCCACGCCCGGGTCGCCACCTGCAACGACTGTCACGTGCCGCACGAATCGACCTTTGCGAAGTACGCATACAAGGCCAAAGATGGAATGCGCCATTCCACAATTTTCACCTTAAGAATGGAGCCGCAGGTTCTTCGCGCCACAACTGAAGCGCAACACGTGATCCAAAACAACTGCATGCGATGCCATGGCAATTTGCTTTCAGAAGTCAACGGATTCAGGGGCCATCAGCCGGATCGCCAATGTATCGAATGCCACCGCGAAACCCCGCATGGACGAACCACGAGTCTTAGCTCGACACCAAACACCCTCACTCCACCCCTTAAAAAGGTCGGAATTGGCGGATTTAAGAACCCAGAAAACAAGGAGAACAAATAA
- a CDS encoding ammonia-forming cytochrome c nitrite reductase subunit c552, which produces MSSNEVPSKPKGSLTGWLILAGSALGVFALGLLGSTILERREEASIGRLTLKQPINQWESDSSKWGVSFPREYDTWKATLASNTETEFGGSIQKDYLAHDPRLVVLWAGYGFAKGYNSPRGHMHAVEDVNATPRINEKTPATCWTCKSPDVPRVMARDGVSQYYANKFSHYKEDIKNPIGCADCHNEKTMALQISRPALKEALERQGRDIAKITHQEMRSLVCAQCHVEYYFKGKKENYLTFPWDKGLTAEAMADYYKNSTHTDWVHSISGAKMIKMQHPDYEVFQQGIHAARGVSCADCHMPYKQEGGVKFTDHQVQSPLTNVANSCQVCHRWGEDKIKERVLGMQRKHQEMLIESENALVSLHLSIGEAKAKGATDEELAKPRELVSLAQMYWDYVSANNGMGFHAPQETARVLAKSISIANEGRLVLAGVRAKYGLPPTAPAVDISTKEKAQEYIKPYVKAQADKKAAEEKAAAEAAKT; this is translated from the coding sequence ATGAGTAGTAACGAAGTCCCTTCCAAACCCAAGGGAAGCCTGACCGGGTGGTTGATCCTAGCTGGATCAGCGCTTGGCGTGTTTGCACTTGGTTTGCTTGGAAGCACCATTCTCGAACGGCGCGAAGAAGCCTCCATCGGCAGGCTCACGCTCAAACAACCCATCAATCAATGGGAATCCGACAGTTCCAAGTGGGGAGTGAGTTTCCCACGCGAATACGACACGTGGAAAGCCACACTCGCTTCTAATACTGAAACGGAGTTTGGCGGAAGTATTCAAAAGGACTATCTGGCTCATGATCCAAGATTGGTCGTACTTTGGGCTGGCTACGGATTCGCAAAGGGATACAATTCCCCACGCGGGCACATGCACGCCGTCGAAGATGTCAACGCAACTCCGCGAATCAACGAGAAGACGCCTGCGACTTGTTGGACTTGTAAGAGCCCCGATGTACCGAGGGTGATGGCACGCGATGGCGTTTCGCAGTACTACGCAAACAAGTTCTCGCACTACAAGGAGGACATCAAGAATCCGATCGGATGTGCCGACTGCCACAACGAAAAAACGATGGCGTTGCAGATCAGTCGCCCTGCGCTAAAAGAAGCTTTGGAGCGACAAGGTCGCGATATCGCCAAGATCACTCACCAAGAAATGCGATCTTTGGTCTGTGCCCAGTGCCACGTTGAATATTATTTCAAGGGCAAGAAGGAAAACTACCTCACCTTCCCTTGGGATAAGGGTTTGACCGCCGAAGCGATGGCTGATTACTACAAGAACAGCACGCACACCGACTGGGTCCACTCGATCTCCGGCGCAAAGATGATCAAGATGCAGCACCCAGACTATGAGGTGTTCCAACAAGGAATCCACGCCGCCCGTGGCGTGAGCTGCGCAGACTGCCACATGCCTTACAAGCAGGAAGGTGGCGTCAAGTTCACCGATCACCAAGTTCAAAGCCCGCTCACCAACGTCGCGAATAGCTGCCAGGTGTGCCACCGATGGGGCGAAGATAAGATCAAGGAACGCGTTCTTGGAATGCAACGCAAGCATCAAGAGATGCTGATTGAATCCGAAAACGCTCTGGTGAGCTTGCATCTCTCGATCGGCGAAGCCAAAGCCAAGGGTGCCACCGATGAAGAGTTGGCCAAGCCACGTGAACTAGTTTCCCTCGCTCAAATGTATTGGGACTATGTGAGCGCTAACAACGGTATGGGATTCCACGCGCCACAAGAAACAGCACGGGTGCTGGCGAAATCCATCTCAATCGCTAACGAAGGAAGGCTCGTTTTGGCTGGAGTTCGTGCAAAGTATGGGTTGCCACCAACCGCGCCAGCGGTCGATATCTCCACCAAAGAGAAGGCTCAGGAGTATATCAAGCCTTATGTAAAGGCTCAAGCCGATAAGAAAGCCGCAGAAGAAAAGGCTGCCGCCGAAGCGGCAAAAACCTGA
- a CDS encoding cytochrome c biogenesis protein ResB, with protein sequence MIAKIHSKPVDKIRPKSHESFWQGQLGYPQSVVLISFVFALGMALHSTIGYRIPHTLNPVMWLLALLVPAMLIAGRVGRKSHVIHWLTGIPMAVSVTVAVGVLALIGGIVPASVIQSKLHAESIWSSWPFLLMVELMLINLVGSVGKRCWPLNYTNVVYLTTHAGLATAIIGGAGSSLLLERNVMVVFPGEPVRAAMTPSGTMQPLPFSVELREFHLDTFPPVLAVASLDPKAPDGFRLDPGSDFVKPGLHATLRGYKIEVKKYFPKAVMGGNGWTAAPWKTASPAALLVVTDENGKKHEGWVSSGAIDAPQEHLRISENVAIVLPEPHPKEFRSDLTIHENGKSVKQSVKVNSPIQRGPYTIYQLSYDDKAGAASAYSTLEIVRDPGIQVVYIGMGLMVFGSMLHLFNGVSKS encoded by the coding sequence ATGATCGCAAAAATCCACTCCAAACCGGTTGACAAAATCCGCCCGAAATCTCACGAATCGTTTTGGCAAGGACAATTGGGTTACCCTCAGTCTGTCGTTCTCATCAGTTTTGTGTTTGCGCTGGGCATGGCCCTCCATTCGACAATCGGCTATCGAATTCCACACACCCTCAATCCAGTCATGTGGCTGCTCGCGCTCCTTGTCCCAGCGATGCTGATTGCTGGGCGAGTTGGCCGAAAATCCCACGTAATCCACTGGTTGACAGGCATCCCAATGGCTGTTTCTGTCACGGTTGCGGTAGGGGTCCTAGCGCTCATCGGCGGGATTGTCCCCGCCAGTGTAATCCAGTCCAAACTTCATGCCGAGAGCATTTGGTCGAGCTGGCCATTCTTGCTGATGGTCGAGCTCATGTTGATCAATTTGGTTGGGTCGGTCGGAAAGCGGTGCTGGCCACTCAACTACACCAATGTTGTCTATCTGACAACGCATGCTGGCCTTGCCACCGCGATCATCGGCGGGGCCGGCTCTTCTCTCCTGCTCGAAAGAAATGTGATGGTCGTGTTCCCTGGGGAGCCAGTCCGCGCGGCAATGACCCCGTCAGGAACCATGCAGCCATTACCGTTCTCAGTCGAACTGCGCGAATTCCATCTGGACACCTTCCCTCCTGTCTTGGCTGTCGCCTCGCTCGATCCGAAAGCGCCAGACGGTTTTCGACTCGATCCAGGTTCGGACTTTGTGAAACCTGGCCTACACGCAACCCTCAGGGGATACAAAATTGAGGTCAAGAAGTACTTTCCAAAGGCTGTAATGGGGGGCAATGGCTGGACCGCCGCCCCATGGAAAACCGCTAGCCCTGCCGCACTTCTGGTGGTCACAGACGAAAACGGCAAAAAGCACGAAGGTTGGGTGAGCTCCGGTGCAATCGATGCCCCCCAAGAACATCTGAGAATCTCCGAAAATGTCGCTATCGTCCTGCCGGAACCTCATCCAAAGGAATTCCGCTCTGACCTCACCATTCACGAAAATGGCAAGTCGGTCAAGCAATCGGTGAAGGTTAATTCCCCGATTCAACGCGGTCCATACACGATCTATCAGCTCAGCTATGACGATAAGGCCGGTGCCGCTTCAGCCTATTCCACTCTAGAAATCGTGCGTGACCCCGGCATCCAAGTGGTCTACATCGGCATGGGTCTGATGGTTTTCGGTTCAATGCTTCACCTGTTCAATGGAGTTTCAAAATCATGA
- the ccsA gene encoding cytochrome c biogenesis protein CcsA, with product MTMLAQFALGSWVAAGGAYALQRRRPWIGDLLTMLGIFASALGLGMLWISLGRPPLRTLGETRMWYSTAVPLLSLLIGWRFNTKILAIPGCLMGVVFAAINLAHPEYMDKTLMPALQSPWFVPHVVVYMVAYSALGLSSLVGAWTLATKAIRRQTITPEDVETPHKLVMVGLPLLTCGLLFGAFWAKEAWGHYWTWDPKETWAFLTWATYLTYLHVKHRHSVKPTLNLSLLVVGFAVLIGCWFGVNYLPTAQESVHTYTQN from the coding sequence ATGACAATGCTCGCTCAATTCGCCTTAGGAAGTTGGGTTGCTGCTGGCGGAGCTTATGCGCTACAACGCCGGCGCCCTTGGATCGGCGATCTCCTGACCATGCTAGGCATTTTCGCCAGTGCGTTGGGACTGGGAATGCTCTGGATCTCACTTGGCAGGCCGCCGCTCCGAACGTTGGGCGAGACCCGTATGTGGTACTCCACCGCGGTGCCTCTTCTGAGCCTTCTCATCGGATGGCGATTCAATACGAAGATTCTTGCGATCCCGGGTTGCCTGATGGGCGTTGTGTTCGCGGCGATCAACCTGGCCCACCCCGAATACATGGACAAGACCTTGATGCCTGCTCTACAAAGCCCATGGTTTGTACCGCATGTCGTCGTCTATATGGTTGCCTATTCCGCGCTGGGCCTGAGCAGTCTCGTCGGTGCTTGGACACTCGCGACCAAAGCCATTCGACGTCAAACGATCACTCCTGAAGACGTGGAAACCCCTCACAAGCTAGTGATGGTGGGACTGCCTCTTCTCACCTGCGGCTTACTTTTTGGTGCATTTTGGGCAAAGGAAGCTTGGGGGCACTACTGGACATGGGACCCAAAGGAAACCTGGGCGTTTTTGACCTGGGCAACTTATCTCACATACCTCCACGTCAAGCATCGTCACTCCGTAAAGCCAACGCTGAATCTATCGTTATTGGTCGTGGGGTTCGCAGTACTAATAGGCTGCTGGTTCGGGGTCAACTACCTTCCGACAGCTCAAGAGAGCGTCCACACTTACACGCAAAACTGA
- a CDS encoding flagellar basal body-associated FliL family protein — MSEAPATEGGKKKGGKLPLIIAVVAVLAGGGYFMMGSKKKEPVKEPEPELGEVVAMVPEFVVNLRERQYFLRAEINLQLDKNSKLHLGGDGGGHGGGGPSAEMTALRDAVQQRLSSISVEDIRRPDFQERLRRLIAADANAVLHLVAHHEEEAPAKDEKKDKKSKKKKEEEESAEEHHESYTFDNVPMNHEEMDYPEWDSDEGPVLKVYITSFATQRE; from the coding sequence ATGTCAGAAGCTCCAGCAACAGAAGGTGGGAAGAAGAAGGGCGGAAAGCTTCCGTTGATCATCGCCGTGGTGGCGGTGTTGGCTGGGGGCGGCTACTTCATGATGGGATCGAAGAAGAAAGAGCCCGTCAAAGAGCCTGAACCCGAACTGGGTGAGGTTGTCGCGATGGTTCCGGAATTTGTGGTGAACCTTCGAGAACGCCAGTACTTCTTGCGCGCCGAGATCAATCTGCAACTCGACAAGAACTCAAAGCTCCACTTGGGCGGCGATGGTGGTGGTCACGGTGGCGGTGGTCCGAGCGCAGAGATGACCGCGCTTCGAGATGCTGTCCAACAACGACTCAGTTCGATTAGCGTTGAGGACATTCGCCGACCAGACTTTCAAGAGCGGTTGCGCCGATTGATCGCAGCGGATGCGAATGCGGTCCTGCACTTGGTGGCTCATCACGAGGAAGAGGCACCGGCTAAGGACGAGAAGAAAGACAAGAAATCTAAGAAAAAGAAAGAGGAAGAGGAATCTGCCGAAGAGCACCACGAGAGCTACACCTTCGACAACGTTCCGATGAATCACGAGGAAATGGATTACCCAGAATGGGATTCGGACGAAGGTCCAGTCCTCAAGGTGTACATCACCTCTTTTGCAACCCAAAGAGAATAG
- the gcvT gene encoding glycine cleavage system aminomethyltransferase GcvT has protein sequence MTTDVQRTALFDAHVALGGRMVPFAGFELPVQYTSIIAESHAVRAGAGMFDVSHMARLVFTGDQVLEFTEHVTSNDVAKLEFGTGQYSLLPNETGGVVDDIIVYRIAPNEIRMVVNAANHQKDVAWLNQQNRFGVTMQDTTSQTSMIAVQGPKATEILAGLSDQTEKIKTAPMFGAFEATICGVTCFAARSGYTGEDGYELVCDNADAVKLWNGLLNAGVVACGLGSRDVLRVEAGLPLYGHELNDEQSPIEAGLGWVIGKEKQFIGSELIRQAKANGTAKRLVGVKLDSKRLPAIGQQVLVEGRSVGEISSGVYSPMLECGIGFAFVDSGVPLSTACALDFRGKLEPATLVNKRFFKRSS, from the coding sequence ATGACCACCGACGTTCAGCGAACCGCACTCTTTGACGCTCATGTTGCTCTTGGAGGGCGAATGGTGCCTTTCGCTGGGTTCGAACTTCCCGTTCAGTACACCAGCATTATTGCGGAGTCACACGCCGTGCGGGCAGGAGCCGGGATGTTTGACGTCTCGCACATGGCTCGCTTGGTGTTCACTGGTGATCAGGTTTTGGAATTCACCGAGCATGTCACCAGTAACGATGTCGCCAAGTTGGAGTTTGGCACAGGGCAATATTCGCTTCTGCCAAACGAGACTGGTGGAGTCGTGGATGACATCATCGTCTACCGAATTGCTCCGAATGAAATTCGAATGGTGGTGAATGCTGCCAACCATCAAAAGGACGTTGCTTGGCTGAACCAACAAAACAGGTTTGGCGTGACCATGCAAGACACGACTTCGCAGACTTCGATGATCGCGGTACAAGGCCCGAAGGCAACCGAAATCCTTGCCGGACTGAGCGATCAAACTGAGAAAATCAAAACCGCCCCGATGTTTGGAGCGTTTGAAGCGACGATTTGTGGCGTTACCTGCTTCGCTGCACGGTCTGGCTATACCGGTGAAGACGGCTACGAGTTAGTGTGCGATAACGCCGATGCTGTGAAACTCTGGAATGGACTCCTGAATGCTGGCGTCGTTGCCTGCGGTTTAGGATCCCGAGATGTGCTGCGGGTTGAAGCCGGGTTACCGTTGTACGGGCATGAGCTCAACGACGAGCAGAGCCCGATCGAAGCCGGCCTAGGATGGGTGATCGGTAAGGAAAAGCAGTTTATCGGAAGCGAGTTGATCCGCCAGGCGAAGGCGAATGGCACAGCGAAGCGGCTGGTCGGCGTGAAGCTCGACTCAAAGCGTTTACCGGCGATCGGTCAACAAGTTTTGGTGGAAGGCCGGTCCGTGGGAGAGATTTCAAGCGGCGTGTACTCGCCAATGCTGGAGTGCGGCATTGGCTTTGCGTTTGTGGATTCCGGAGTGCCGCTGAGCACTGCCTGCGCGCTCGATTTTCGCGGCAAGCTAGAACCTGCGACGCTTGTCAATAAGCGATTCTTCAAGCGGTCCAGTTAA
- a CDS encoding sigma-70 family RNA polymerase sigma factor has product MTEFETRKLADQILSRIPRNPDAPHYTDDSFRCKIRTAQRRAKSTPVPRPPESMLYLFRKEWAGIVADAKLTCRQKEVINLRLAGKTFEEIGAISGCSKQAILNILQQATKKIHRCEALYPYTGLMEVYRSETNRGRRMNVKGKLIR; this is encoded by the coding sequence ATGACCGAATTTGAGACCCGAAAACTTGCTGACCAGATCCTTAGCCGAATACCACGAAACCCGGATGCGCCCCACTACACCGACGACTCGTTCCGGTGCAAGATTCGAACCGCGCAACGCCGGGCGAAATCAACCCCTGTTCCCCGCCCACCAGAAAGCATGCTCTACCTCTTCCGCAAAGAGTGGGCGGGGATTGTCGCCGATGCCAAGCTCACTTGCCGCCAAAAGGAAGTGATCAACTTACGGCTCGCGGGAAAGACCTTCGAGGAAATTGGCGCGATTTCCGGTTGCTCGAAGCAAGCTATTCTCAACATCCTGCAACAGGCGACGAAGAAGATTCATCGCTGCGAAGCACTCTATCCCTACACTGGACTGATGGAAGTTTATCGATCCGAAACGAATCGAGGGAGGCGAATGAACGTCAAAGGTAAACTAATTCGGTAG
- a CDS encoding tetratricopeptide repeat protein: MIRAGMVRCGECGKDNGLDGNFCRSCGHPLGADLLAEAKAENDKLVTEGFKLLSEGRLDEAQMIAGTAAENDPSNAQALSLKADCLERSGDIVGALSLYEKVVELQPDSALDRIKLDHVRKVLSQPVPAIPNKKRALGAAIAAMMLIGSVGTLGAIYISGQNAKNTKFAVGKPVASNFDPVTGTNEVQTDPVTGRPLAPEVSRAEYERLLAQQQAGQASGNTNQTPATSTSSNNNPRLPDGRTNGGMEPMEGDVAPLRPDVTIQPLNTAGNNNSRPATNTNQGSRQDPDPTPSNSQATNSNNGSTTSRPNPGTIDIRPSNGGGSSVAGGSQPINDSPTTAREMLAKARSLYTAGDFAKAADAYESAIRMGADPSVSNQRLGQCYQKLGRKSDAARAYQNAINAYERRVQNSPDDAAAKTGLEACKSALASL, from the coding sequence ATGATTCGTGCGGGTATGGTTCGGTGCGGCGAATGCGGCAAAGATAACGGTTTGGATGGCAACTTCTGCCGTTCTTGCGGCCATCCGCTTGGCGCAGACTTGCTCGCCGAAGCCAAAGCCGAAAACGACAAACTCGTGACCGAAGGGTTCAAACTGCTCAGCGAAGGCCGCCTAGACGAAGCCCAAATGATCGCTGGCACGGCCGCCGAAAATGACCCAAGTAACGCTCAAGCGCTTTCGCTCAAGGCGGATTGCCTTGAACGTTCCGGCGACATCGTCGGCGCGCTATCGCTGTATGAAAAGGTCGTCGAACTCCAACCAGATTCCGCACTAGACCGAATCAAACTCGATCACGTTAGAAAGGTTTTGAGCCAACCAGTTCCCGCGATTCCAAACAAGAAGCGCGCTTTGGGTGCCGCAATCGCCGCGATGATGCTCATCGGAAGCGTGGGAACTCTGGGAGCGATTTACATCAGTGGTCAGAATGCTAAGAACACGAAGTTCGCAGTCGGCAAGCCTGTAGCCTCAAACTTTGACCCCGTCACCGGAACAAACGAGGTTCAAACCGATCCGGTCACTGGCCGACCCCTTGCACCAGAAGTTTCAAGAGCCGAATACGAACGCCTTTTAGCCCAACAGCAAGCAGGGCAAGCCTCCGGGAACACCAACCAAACTCCAGCGACTTCGACCAGTTCCAACAACAATCCTAGGCTCCCAGATGGACGCACCAACGGTGGCATGGAGCCGATGGAAGGTGACGTCGCCCCGCTTCGACCGGACGTGACGATCCAGCCTCTAAACACCGCCGGCAATAACAATTCTCGTCCCGCGACGAATACCAATCAAGGTTCGCGCCAAGACCCGGACCCAACTCCATCGAATAGTCAGGCGACAAATTCCAACAACGGATCGACAACGTCAAGACCCAATCCTGGAACGATCGACATCCGGCCAAGCAATGGCGGAGGTTCTAGCGTCGCTGGCGGTAGCCAACCAATCAACGATTCCCCCACGACAGCGAGGGAAATGCTCGCCAAAGCACGCAGCCTTTACACCGCAGGTGATTTCGCCAAGGCCGCCGACGCTTACGAATCTGCAATTCGAATGGGCGCTGATCCAAGCGTTTCGAACCAAAGACTCGGGCAGTGCTATCAAAAGTTGGGCCGCAAGTCCGACGCAGCGAGAGCGTATCAAAACGCCATTAATGCCTACGAGCGACGCGTCCAAAATTCACCGGATGATGCCGCCGCCAAAACTGGACTTGAAGCCTGCAAGTCGGCGCTCGCCAGCCTTTAA